The Esox lucius isolate fEsoLuc1 chromosome 5, fEsoLuc1.pri, whole genome shotgun sequence genome includes a region encoding these proteins:
- the prr35 gene encoding proline-rich protein 35 — protein sequence MSKEDHACKVTSVCKHKERKPKKPHYIPRPWGKPYNYKCFQCPFTCMEKSHLYNHMKYSLCKNSLSLLIESDWPYKKGNLLHPDQLRPLQQAHCLRTAAGKEEPGPASGTEERPRQRCAVEEEGDERQSLGGEEDEEEESRQGEGARESSKSRESSERATKRTSKRPETDLLMADMFSLEDQLLRARSVEVEAQLKHYKLPKTCLTAPGLLSEQWRLLANNNNKAKAEGTQPRVGSTIPCYPPPPGLVDYQDPTALNLSVLGVGYPLSPSLFSYMNSMNAIPTVGTNVNGATHAQLAQLPFLASAAQLMHPASSAHHPANRSLLPPQFYYPFLCEHAFGASSAHSDFNKGLKTSESSLEPNPSYQPKVNLWKVPALRPGATSPAGWVSQQRESPDPSNRAGDKLQPAAKDGKPSWGLKRTGAPLGNHKSPPEKKPALGFTLDLLKNIQNTTPISMATEKLLLHSSFTNAQSQSHLAEQWYTDSPASPVSQSPSPTRCGRPSSRDSGTGRGIEDASPEPESATALLSHLSKALQEYQEAERKISHLEKEDLPAQGHLWEHLNKIRSELSHIHHALERTARQSEGPLDLSVKKEQTGVTEVVATGDHGLPGASLKDDLTTETEEEEEEEEERDEEEEENERRKEEMKASLESRKQSLDVLIKMSQAGVQIVKSEVLSPGGLGFRSSQAEGLWPGRTTKCEADSSVLLCPDGRPITVFNDFHMSSKNSKRPVPIQRLGETQCPSSPPMATDS from the exons ATGTCCAAGGAGGACCACGCGTGCAAGGTGACCTCCGTGTGCAAACACAAGGAGCGCAAGCCCAAGAAGCCCCACTACATCCCGCGGCCGTGGGGCAAACCTTACAACTATAAGTGCTTCCAGTGCCCCTTCACATGCATGGAGAAGTCCCATCTGTACAACCACATGAAGTACAGCCTGTGCAAGAACTCCCTGTCTCTGCTCATCGAGTCCGACTGGCCCTATAAGAAGGGCAACTTGCTGCACCCAGACCAGCTCCGGCCACTTCAGCAGGCACACTGCCTCCGGACCGCAGCCGGGAAAGAGGAGCCCGGGCCAGCCTCGGGGACCGAGGAGAGGCCCCGTCAACGGTGTGcggtggaggaggaaggagacgaAAGGCAGAGCCTCGGaggggaggaggacgaggaggaggagagcagacagggagagggggccAGAGAAAGCTCCAAAAGCAGGGAGTCATCAGAAAGGGCGACCAAGAGAACCAGTAAACGTCCCGAGACGGATCTGCTAATGGCCGATATGTTCTCCCTGGAGGACCAGCTTCTCCGGGCCCGATCGGTGGAAGTGGAAGCCCAACTGAAGCACTATAAGCTGCCTAAGACATGCCTGACGGCCCCTGGGCTGCTGTCGGAACAGTGGCGCCTGCTGgccaacaacaataacaagGCCAAGGCAGAGGGCACCCAGCCCAGAGTGGGCAGCACAATCCCCTGCtaccctcctccacctggcctGGTGGACTACCAGGACCCCACAGCACTCAACCTGTCTGTCCTTGGGGTTGGTTACCCCCTGAGCCCCAGCCTCTTCTCCTATATGAACTCAATGAACGCGATCCCCACCGTCGGCACTAATGTAAACGGGGCAACTCACGCGCAACTCGCCCAGCTGCCTTTCCTGGCATCGGCCGCTCAGCTCATGCACCCGGCGTCCAGTGCACATCACCCGGCCAACCGCAGCCTCCTACCGCCCCAGTTCTACTACCCCTTCCTCTGTGAACATGCCTTCGGAGCATCATCGGCTCATAGCGACTTCAACAAGGGGCTGAAGACCTCAGAGAGCAGCCTGGAGCCCAATCCCAGCTACCAGCCGAAAGTCAACCTGTGGAAGGTGCCTGCTCTAAGGCCAGGTGCCACCTCTCCTGCCGGCTGGGTGTCCCAGCAGCGAGAATCACCAGACCCGTCTAACAGGGCAGGGGACAAGCTCCAGCCAGCAGCCAAGGATGGGAAACCAAGCTGGGGCCTCAAAAGAACCGGGGCCCCCTTGGGGAACCACAAGTCCCCTCCGGAGAAGAAGCCAGCCCTTGGGTTTACCCTTGACCTCCTCAAGAACATTCAGAACACCACCCCCATCTCCATGGCAACCGAAAAGCTTCTCCTTCACAGCAG TTTTACGAATGCTCAGTCACAGTCCCATCTGGCAGAGCAGTGGTACACCGATTCCCCCGCcagcccagtcagtcagtcgccTTCTCCTACACGCTGCGGGAGACCCAGCAGCAGGGACTCCGGCACTGGCCGAGGGATAGAGGACGCGTCCCCAGAACCAGAATCAGCCACTGCCCTCCTCAGCCACCTCTCCAAGGCCCTGCAGGAGTACCAGGAGGCTGAACGCAAGATCTCCCACCTGGAGAAAGAGGACCTCCCAGCTCAGGGACACCTATGGGAACACCTGAACAAGATCCGCAGCGAGCTCTCCCACATCCACCATGCACTGGAGAGGACGGCCCGGCAGAGCGAAGGACCCCTGGACCTCTCGGTCAAGAAGGAACAAACCGGAGTGACCGAAGTGGTCGCAACCGGCGACCACGGCCTCCCGGGAGCCTCCCTTAAAGACGACCTCACCacggagacagaggaggaggaggaggaggaggaggagagggacgaagaggaggaggaaaacgagaggaggaaggaggagatgaaggcTTCGTTGGAGAGTCGCAAGCAGTCATTGGACGTGCTGATCAAGATGAGCCAGGCGGGGGTGCAGATAGTAAAGTCGGAGGTCCTATCACCAGGGGGGTTGGGGTTCAGATCCAGCCAGGCGGAGGGACTCTGGCCGGGAAGAACCACCAAATGTGAGGCCGACTCCAGCGTGCTGCTTTGCCCCGATGGACGGCCTATCACAGTCTTCAATGACTTCCACATGTCCTCCAAAAACTCCAAAAGGCCCGTGCCCATCCAGCGACTAGGGGAGACACAATGTCCATCCAGCCCGCCGATGGCAACAGACTCCTAA